The window CCACGGGCCGTTCCACCCTCCACGGAACGATCACCCTCCTGTTATCGAAGAGAGATCCATCCTCGCAGCTCAGAGAAGGAATCTGACACAGAGTTCAAGCCACCTTACCGTGCGCGTTCAGGACGTGAGGGCCCTTGACACAGCGGGTTCCCCGGCCTGGTCCGTACGGCCCTCGGCCTCGGCCCGGCGAGCCCCCCGCTCATCGGCCGCCTCACCGGCCGTCCCGTCCGGGGAGCCGTCCGCATCGCCGCCGGAGGTCTCGTCGGAGGACTCGCCCGCACCCTCGTCGCCCGCCTCGTCGCCCGCCTCGTCCTGCCGCCCGTCAGCGGGCTCCTCCGCCTGCTCGTCCGGCTTCCCCTCAGGCTTCCCGTCCGGCCCGTTCTCCGGCTCCTCGGCGGGGGCGGTCGGCAGGGCCTCGGCGCCGTCCGCCGTGACGCGGGTGGCACCGAAGTAGTCGGGGGTGTCGATCCGGGTGAAGCGGATGACGGCCCCGGTGCGGGGCGCGTCGATCATGTAGCCGCCGCCCACGTAGATCCCGACGTGGCGGATGGCGCGCGAGTTGGTGAGGTCGTCGGAGAAGAAGACGAGGTCACCGGGGAGCAGCTCCTTCCGCGAGGGATGCGGCCCGGCGTTGTACTGGTCGTTGGCGACGCGCGGCAGCTCGATCCCCGCCTTGCGGTACGCCGCCTGGGTCAGCCCCGAGCAGTCGAACCGGCCGCCCTGCTCGGCGGTGCCCGTCCCGCCCCACAGATAGGGCGTCCCCAGCTTCTGCTGGGCGTAGTTGATGGCGATGGCCGCCTGCTTGGACGGCTCGACCCGGGTCACCGGCCGGGCGAAGCTCTTGGAGAGGTCGGTGATGGTCTTCACGTAGTTCTGCGTCTCGCTGTACGGCGGCACGCCCCCGTACTTGATGACGGCGTACGGCCCGGCGTTGTAGGCGGCGAGCATGTTGTGCGTCGGGTCGCCGGGGGCGTCCTTGACGTACTTGGCGAGTTCGCAGTCGTAGTAGGCGGCCGAGGGGATCGCGTCGCGCGGGTCCCAGACGTCGCGCACGCCGTCCTTGTTGCCGTCGATGCCGTGGGTCGCCCACGTGCCGGGGA is drawn from Streptomyces diastaticus subsp. diastaticus and contains these coding sequences:
- a CDS encoding NlpC/P60 family protein; the encoded protein is MKKVLVVGGIGITTCLGFVALLFVGTLAAAGSMAGGTAGGAVGLAKGAVPAQYQDLVQKWGNLCPAINPALLAAQLYQESGFDPKAQSPAAAQGIAQFIPGTWATHGIDGNKDGVRDVWDPRDAIPSAAYYDCELAKYVKDAPGDPTHNMLAAYNAGPYAVIKYGGVPPYSETQNYVKTITDLSKSFARPVTRVEPSKQAAIAINYAQQKLGTPYLWGGTGTAEQGGRFDCSGLTQAAYRKAGIELPRVANDQYNAGPHPSRKELLPGDLVFFSDDLTNSRAIRHVGIYVGGGYMIDAPRTGAVIRFTRIDTPDYFGATRVTADGAEALPTAPAEEPENGPDGKPEGKPDEQAEEPADGRQDEAGDEAGDEGAGESSDETSGGDADGSPDGTAGEAADERGARRAEAEGRTDQAGEPAVSRALTS